The following proteins are co-located in the Pomacea canaliculata isolate SZHN2017 linkage group LG8, ASM307304v1, whole genome shotgun sequence genome:
- the LOC112570162 gene encoding protein unc-79 homolog isoform X1 → MATRAATFTSKIRNLKDFHYRITNNLTTQPTGTDIANTLKYFSQTLLSVLKDVPSIPAESYGPKQRDSVRDSVRLSIFPNLNYSGLYEAVLGIIDLVPLIQIGQLDVGEAVLNVLGCLVPFLEHDLLDSLPYTVASTLAIFPPTLHKDTIDLLCCSLLPMTLGYDGCSEPTYASESAAAIITMVFQHTENGAFHSQILECFMSMKKNIINDILSIIAYGPPSAKAPAAHLLFYYWPQLNPSLSDRRGIHYKYCGMEFTAWPPILCQRKGCINSGNCQAVKMCLNPALAIHSGDMPPPLYICSDCAEFLHHEHGDYMVDLLLPMPHVSTTCENKNCKSDKNIAICTCFSIECASYNGNRPIRYCASCHEQRHGQPDCPQHVFHLSITDIWSCSPEVMRYLMDAIVSLLKEASPLGTKRMVEMGEEHRQTIEEEEFFNVEDTGERKLLSRYGIWLLVELCTPQEDIPIEVLGRLLGMLFQWFDATAYLPDDNVGNALEKLKPEYVFNWLQGVMQTHFEVIVACLLPHPVEYSRVGGFWETLCTRTTQIKEGLNCFFCLVPYNIITFEIWDYVMPYWLESIRMEVPEDELMELKVLLSKAFDIDMCPLPFTLEKMYNFVSNRFEDPSASVQEQVLQWLQILSSLDIIIPMHLLLKIFKSGVEHIQSDVREAEELQAQALPQSVLYQTSPAHEAVSPMSPQRFPVAPDPCDLYERDTELVLPCFIIMLDILLKQMELQETPRHLGIYNETTRLVMSLLREMMCKKWDGQHSCDNETKRINCMYCQNIALWHQLASQLMEHVCPRDPLKLPPKDLPKAEEVKHQTISESPRTENAPTYREDKDKDFSIDAMPVYLQLYDALIEALANVDDTDALFALLTSLKFLILHGESLNYTINQYTNYITFTLDKTFIPMQWQLLQTARSHLATLIVPLLLHCMTLPTGATVLWHLVEDDFSSDDWKVRFAAVEKVTVLARCLESEMVRNNQVLQTSLAHAFCHMVGSVEDINSAVAQRTIMFLETIQPAGLKCLIQCLEFQFDTVIRDRCLILHRIQLLSFVLMKERILTWDFFLSRFDTLSLEAQVDLESTGDITCPTDLTSSDRHSEHFLKKVNRARLALARTDSIRSVSQSLKGKPPYRRAVSVPLHLITKGVAPPKVSRGHQEHIDSLPRQFSEPDGRKHSVTFLSKFLFEKDKSCVRQWSAPQFNLTRRMTTKLNLSSFSHTMFPGGHLREFTDEESNFAALLQRAMDLEGIDRDVVHHLVALLMKFMVRSEEQVQECDAKAQNVVLRHLNVLLGYNQTEKSFSVPPFKLRCSAVFNAFISGVPFVLDRNFKLGNTILPITLLLLQYSPSPQRYASDYQPPNYTLWYLEPHTRLSWLRAFLVILYKYQISTSPVSAIIQTLVQLVINTVEAQHHRCRKTDDSFLVPTPTVHRSKADLSKMSISDLENIQETDTPPQSPSSSKEEPEDKATVNVCSPPSASSVQYLKGQTDGAESSEGMMSDAECTPTLPGGKKDGVRRVSKGRQPRRIIEYSEPDSADDDVKAVSSKEEKKLEKKGPVRLQSPKDDSHHEHSQQGQGPGALSPKSAAVERKMAQQLHEFSKSHTEVPGKSQKSFEETGSTKAASSTTEASSQSARADGTTSDYSREAASEGESSEESEKTQTSDAESDRHHGATDSGGDATQEESKGETDEGATSGSRPSMVLKPNFRQRKERKTGLTTIELQRKFPDLYEAATKLHDEASCSAAKPAGRRARRAELLAKTQTGGNKKPISNARCGENVIVERCSECNLVLEQYDDETIGLSITVLATFIHREPTLATPMLLNMLQCVSRVASSSQYSWQAESNIIIPGNSVSIARQFLRCVLHQMAPNGIFPMLFQSNLDDPNFFKTMACALMDFNELQSHAPLLYLLEGLNERKNVPQETVTLMLHNLSTYLSCVSLESSVPMWTNILTQFDIFFRRLPSALPNACNVEPVLTIIITLLKVYVITNVRGILEPFSKVLSFAIQNCTFKLQQITDICSLCNRAFTRERDKLLLTRTVIFELVQAMRFKSVVPDDNLLMMVQFVVLDAGGTLCLTNSLSEASALYTAQSQTLISTCAAECMRQHLPDCIYFIEDLETLTKVKSNTKGGSSSLNEDTLGSQLKSGIAQYIALEIARGNGRDQRAITRYLPWLYHPPSAMQQGQKEFEDCIGHIRLLSWLLIGSLTNTAVTEGSAPVSCLPVPLEASPHIADHVMVIMTGFAKQSNATVQHMSSLFHAFILCQLWTMYSESAAAIHAPSSEQHQTDLAMIMDFWARVTPGILQLLSHSKVLAEMVNLHFLSLMEALQECNSSVLAKLFPMWTPILYTYHAQLPGHLQVRLQTVLNWEPPHPTKDQSSFNSYILLTWLKRIQFKLGQIEIQSAAATQIYVV, encoded by the exons ATGGCCACACGTGCAGCAACAT TCACTTCAAAAATACGTAATCTGAAGGACTTCCACTACCGGATTACAAATAACTTAACAACCCAACCCACAGGGACTGATATAGCCAACACATTGAAATACTTCTCACAGACATTACTAAG TGTGTTGAAAGACGTACCCAGCATACCTGCAGAGAGTTATGGACCAAAGCAACGAGACAGTGTTCGAGACAGTGTTCGACTATCCATTTTCCCTAATCTAAACTACTCTGGCTTATATGAAGCTGTGCTGGGTATCATAGATCTGGTTCCCCTTATACAGATTGGGCAGCTTG atgtgggTGAGGCAGTGTTAAATGTTCTTGGATGTCTGGTACCATTTCTGGAGCATGATTTGCTGGACTCCCTGCCATACACTGTGGCCTCTACTCTTGCCATATTCCCACCTACCCTTCACAAGGACACCATCGACCTCCTGTGCTGCTCTCTACTTCCCATGACTTTAG GTTACGATGGTTGTTCAGAGCCCACCTATGCCAGTGAATCTGCTGCTGCTATCATCACCATGGTATTTCAACACACAGAAAATGGAG CATTCCATTCACAAATTCTGGAATGTTTCATGagtatgaagaaaaatataataaat GACATCCTCAGCATCATAGCCTATGGTCCACCCTCAGCTAAAGCTCCTGCAGCTCATCTACTGTTCTATTACTGGCCTCAGTTGAATCCATCTTTGAGTGATAGGCGGGGAATACACTACAAATACTGTG GCATGGAATTTACAG catGGCCACCAATACTTTGCCAGCGTAAAGGCTGCATCAACTCTGGTAACTGTCAGGCTGTCAAG ATGTGCTTAAACCCAGCACTGGCTATTCATTCAGGAGATATGCCACCTCCTTTGTACATTTGTAGTGACTGTGCTGAGTTTTTACATCATGAGCATGGAGACTACATGGTGGACTTACTGCTTCCTATGCCACATGTTTCAACAACATGTGAGAACAAA AACTGTAAGTCTGACAAAAACATAGCCATCTGCACCTGCTTCTCCATTGAGTGTGCCAGTTACAATGGAAATCGCCCTATTCGATACTGTGCCAGTTGCCATGAACAACGCCATGGGCAACCTGATTGCCCACAGCATGTGTTTCACCTGAGCATTACCGACATCTGGAGCTGCTCACCAGAAGTCATGCGTTACCTGATGGATGCAATCGTTAG TCTGCTTAAGGAAGCCTCACCATTGGGAACAAAACGTATGGTTGAGATGGGCGAAGAACATCGACAGACTATTGAGGAAGAAGAGTTTTTCAATGTAGAAGATacaggagagagaaaactgCTCAGTCGATATGGCATCTGGCTTCTGGTAGAGCTGTGCACACCACAAGAAGACATACCCATT GAAGTTCTTGGTCGTCTATTGGGAATGCTTTTCCAGTGGTTTGATGCAACAGCTTATTTGCCAGATG aCAATGTTGGAAATGCACTGGAAAAACTGAAACCTGAA taTGTCTTTAATTGGCTGCAAGGTGTGATGCAGACACATTTTGAGGTCATTGTGGCTTGCCTGCTTCCACATCCTGTTGAGTATTCTCGTGTTGGAGGATTTTG ggAAACACTTTGCACTCGAACAACTCAGATAAAAGAAGGTCTCAACTGCTTCTTTTGCTTGGTGCCTTATAACATCATTACTTTTGAG ATCTGGGACTATGTGATGCCATATTGGTTAGAATCTATCAGAATGGAAGTTCCTGAGGATGAGCTGATGGAGCTCAAAGTACTTTTGAG CAAAGCATTTGACATAGACATGTGTCCTCTGCCCTTTACCTTGGAAAAGATGTACAACTTTGTGTCAAACCGCTTTGAGGATCCCAGTGCATCTGTACAAGAACAGGTCTTGCAGTGGCTACAG ATTCTATCTAGCCTGGACATTATCATACCCATGCATCTTCTTCTGAAGATCTTCAAATCAGGGGTGGAGCACATACAGTCTGATGTGAGGGAGGCAGAAGAACTGCAGGCTCAAGCCCTACCACAGTCTGTGTTGTACCAGACATCCCCAGCCCACGAGGCTGTGTCGCCCATGAGTCCCCAGAGGTTCCCTGTTGCTCCAGACCCATGTGACTTATATGAGAGGGACACTGAACTGGTGCTTCCCTGTTTCATTATTATGCTGGACATCCTCCTGAAACAG ATGGAGCTACAGGAAACCCCACGTCACCTTGGCATCTATAATGAGACCACTCGTCTGGTCATGTCACTTTTGAGAGAGATGATGTGTAAAAAGTGGGATGGGCAACACTCGTGTGACAACGAAACTAAGCGGATCAATTGCATGTACTGCCAGAACATTGCTCTCTGGCACCAGCTGGCCTCCCAACTGATGGAGCATGTGTGTCCTCGAGATCCTCTCAAACTTCCTCCAAAAGACCTGCCCAAAGCAGAGGAGGTGAAACATCAGACAATATCCGAATCACCCA GAACTGAGAACGCTCCAACTTAtagagaagacaaagacaaagacttCAGCATTGATGCTATGCCTGTCTACCTACAGCTTTATGATGCCTTGATAGAG GCTCTTGCTAACGTGGATGATACAGATGCCCTGTTTGCACTTCTGACTTCCCTGAAGTTCCTTATTTTGCATGGTGAAAGTCTGAACTACACTATCAACCAGTATACAAACTACATCACCTTCACCTTGGACAAAACTTTCATTCCCAT GCAGTGGCAGCTGCTGCAGACAGCTCGCTCCCATCTGGCAACACTGATTGTACCACTTTTGCTGCACTGTATGACTCTCCCAACTGGTGCAACTGTTTTGTGGCACCTAGTTGAGGATGATTTTTCAAGTGATGACTGGAAGGTTCGCTTTGCTGCTG TGGAGAAAGTTACAGTTCTGGCACGTTGCCTAGAGTCTGAGATGGTCCGCAACAATCAGGTTTTACAGACATCGTTGGCTCATGCTTTTTGCCATATGGTGGGTTCTGTAGAGGACATCAACTCTGCCGTGGCCCAGCGCACTATAATGTTTCTGGAGACCATCCAGCCAGCTGGTCTTAAG TGCCTCATCCAGTGTCTGGAGTTTCAGTTTGATACAGTCATTCGGGACAGGTGTTTGATTCTGCATCGCATTCAGCTCCTCTCATTTGTGCTGATGAAAGAGCGTATTCTCACTTGGGACTTCTTTCTCAGTCGCTTCGACACTCTGTCACTTGAAGCACAGGTTGATCTGGAAAGTACTGGGGACATAACCTGCCCTACAG ACCTAACAAGCAGCGACAGACATAGCGAGCATTTTCTAAAGAAAGTCAATCGGGCTCGCTTAGCTTTGGCGAGGACAGACAGCATTCGCTCTGTGAGCCAAAGCTTAAAAGGAAAACCTCCTTATCGCCGCGCAGTCTCAGTACCTCTTCACCTGATCACAAAAGGAGTTGCTCCACCCAAAG TCAGCAGAGGGCATCAGGAGCATATAGACA gcTTACCAAGACAATTCTCAGAACCTGATGGGCGAAAACATTCTGTGACTTTTCTTTCTAAGTTTCTTT TTGAAAAGGACAAGTCCTGTGTTCGGCAATGGTCAGCTCCTCAGTTTAACCTGACTCGGCGCATGACTACAAAGCTGAATCTGTCATCCTTTAGTCACACAATGTTTCCAG GAGGACATTTACGAGAGTTCACGGATGAAGAAAGCAATTTTGCTGCATTGTTGCAGCGTGCAATGGATTTGGAGGGTATTGACAGGGATGTTGTGCATCACCTTGTTGCACTCCTTATGAAG TTTATGGTCAGAAGTGAAGAACAAGTACAAGAGTGTGATGCCAAAGCACAG AATGTGGTGCTCCGTCATCTGAACGTGTTACTTGGCTACAATCAGACTGAAAAGTCTTTCAGTGTTCCACCTTTTAAACTAAG ATGTTCAGCTGTCTTCAATGCATTTATCAGTGGGGTCCCATTT GTGCTAGACCGTAATTTCAAACTGGGAAACACCATCCTGCCTATAACACTGCTACTTCTTCAGTACAGTCCATCTCCGCAGCGCTATGCTTCTGACTACCAGCCTCCAAACTACACCCTCTGGTACCTTGAACCCCACACTCGTCTGTCATGGCTGCGGGCTTTCCTTGTGATTCTATACAAG TACCAGATTAGCACCTCACCTGTGTCAGCAATTATCCAGACGCTTGTACAGCTTGTCATCAATACTGTTGAGGCTCAGCATCATCGCTGCCGCAAAACAGATGATAGCTTCCTTGTGCCTACTCCAACAGTGCACAGAAGTAAAG CTGACTTAAGCAAGATGTCCATCAGTGACTTGGAGAACATTCAGGAAACAGACACACCGCCACAGAGCCCTTCCAGTTCCAAGGAGGAGCCAGAGGATAAAGCCACAGTCAATGTTTGCTCCCCTCCATCAGCCAGTTCTGTTCAGTATTTGAAG GGGCAAACAGATGGCGCAGAAAGCAGTGAAGGTATGATGTCAGATGCAGAGTGCACCCCTACTCTccctggaggaaaaaaagatggtgTACGCAGAGTTTCAAAGGGCAGGCAGCCTCGCAGGATTATAGAGTACTCAGAGCCAGattctgctgatgatgatgtgaaagCTGTGTCatcaaaggaagagaagaagctAGAg AAGAAAGGGCCTGTCAGACTGCAGTCTCCCAAAGATGATTCACACCATGAACATTCACAGCAAGGTCAAGGTCCTGGAGCCTTATCACCCAAGTCAGCAGCTGTGGAAAGGAAAATGGCGCAGCAGCTCCATGAGTTCTCAAAGTCGCACACTGAAGTTCCCGGAAAGTCCCAGAAAAGCTTTGAAGAGACAGGAAGCACGAAGGCTGCAAGCAGCACCACAGAAGCCTCTAGTCAAAGTGCCAGAGCAGATGGAACCACATCAGACTACAGCAGAGAGGCAGCTTCAGAAGGGGAGAGCTCTGAGGAGAGCGAGAAGACTCAGACATCAGATGCAGAATCGGACCGTCACCACGGAGCAACAGACTCAGGTGGTGATGCAACGCAAGAAGAAAGCAAAGGTGAAACAG ATGAAGGTGCAACGTCAGGCAGCAGGCCCAGCATGGTGCTTAAACCCAACTTCCGTCAGCGGAAAGAGCGCAAGACTGGCTTAACCACAATCGAACTTCAGAGGAAGTTTCCAGATCTGTATGAAGCAGCAACCAAACTCCACGATGAAGCATCTTGTTCTGCAGCAAAACCAGCAGG TCGTCGCGCAAGACGAGCAGAACTTCTAGCCAAGACTCAAACTGGTGGAAACAAGAAGCCGATATCTAATGCTCGGTGTGGAGAGAATGTTATTGTAGAGCGCTGCAGTGAATGCAACCTTGTTCTTGAGCAGTATGATGATGAGACTATTGGCCTTAGCATCACAGTCCTCGCCACCTTCATTCACAGAGAACCCACCTTAGCCACCCCCATGCTGCTGAACATGCTGCAGTGTGTTTCTAg GGTCGCATCAAGCAGTCAGTATTCTTGGCAAGCTGAAAG TAACATCATCATTCCGGGTAACTCTGTCAGCATTGCCAGACAGTTTCTGAGATGTGTCTTGCACCAAATGGCTCCAAATGGCATTTTCCCTATGCTGTTCCAGAGCAATCTTGATG ATCCCAATTTTTTTAAGACTATGGCTTGTGCGCTTATGGACTTCAATGAGCTTCAATCCCATGCTCCTCTTCTTTATCTTTTGGAA GGCCTGAATGAACGCAAAAATGTGCCCCAAGAAACAGTGACCCTGATGCTGCACAACCTGTCGACGTACCTGTCATGTGTGTCACTGGAGAGTTCTGTCCCCATGTGGACCAACATCCTCACACAGTTTGACATCTTCTTCCGCCGCCTGCCCAGTGCTTTGCCCAATGCCTGCAATGTGGAGCCGGTtcttaccatcatcatcacattgttgaaggtctatgtcATCACAAATGTGAGG GGAATTTTGGAACCCTTCTCCAAAGTACTGAGCTTCGCTATCCAGAATTGTACCTTCAAGCTTCAGCAGATCACTGACATCTGCTCCCTTTGTAATCGGGCTTTCACCCGG GAAAGGGACAAGCTTTTGCTAACGCGAACAGTGATATTTGAACTGGTGCAGGCAATGAGATTCAAAAGTGTTGTGCCTGATGACAACCTGCTTATGATGGTGCAG TTTGTGGTTTTGGATGCTGGAGGCACACTCTGCCTTACAAACTCTCTCTCAGAAGCAAGTGCCCTCTACACTGCGCAGTCACAGACACTGATCAGTACATGTGCTGCAGAATGCATGCGCCAGCATCTGCCAGACTGCATCTACTTTATCGAAGACCTAGAGACATTGACAAAAGTGAAA AGCAACACAAAGGGAGGAAGCAGCAGTCTTAATGAAGACACTCTTGGTAGTCAGCTGAAGTCTGGCATTGCCCAGTACATTGCCCTGGAGATTGCTCGGGGTAATGGCCGTGACCAGCGGGCAATCACACGTTATCTCCCCTGGCTGTACCATCCTCCATCTGCCATGCAGCAGGG acaaaaaGAGTTTGAGGACTGCATAGGTCACATCCGCCTGCTGTCATGGCTACTGATTGGCTCCCTTACTAACACTGCTGTAACAGAGGGCTCTGCTCCAGTCAGCTGTCTGCCCGTTCCTTTGGAGGCCAGCCCCCACATCGCTGATCATGTCATGGTCATCATGACAGGCTTTGCAAAACAATCCAAT GCAACCGTGCAGCACATGTCTTCTCTGTTTCATGCATTCATTTTGTGCCAG CTGTGGACGATGTACAGTGAGTCAGCAGCAGCAATTCATGCACCAAGCAGTGAACAGCATCAGACAGATCTCGCCATGATCATGGACTTTTGGGCGCGGGTGACACCAGGCATCCTGCAGCTGCTGTCCCATTCCAAAGTG CTTGCTGAGATGGTCAACCTACACTTCCTGAGCCTGATGGAGGCACT